In a genomic window of Aggregatimonas sangjinii:
- a CDS encoding OstA-like protein, which produces MYKTIYFLAFLFFAFALWGQETSAESKTDTSPESKQINIVYGANFTKDEKQFPGAFIFSKDTKQVQFEHQGADLWCDIAIHYQKENRLRAIGNVRLEQGDSIQLTGGKIDYDGETKLAKIYEEVLLRNESEENSMTLRTDTLYFDREKQESYYNTSGTVIDSANTLTSEIGRYFMELKKYQFLDSVHIDNPEYILDSEQLDYYTTSKNAYMYGASTITGKTYKIYCERGFYDTKIESGYFIKNTRIDYNNQIIEGDSLYFDQATEFASATNNVVVTDTVNQGVIKSHYAEVHKAVDSVFATKRAVSIKVVEQDSVYIHGDTLMMTGKPANRILRAFRNAKIYKTDLSGKCDSIHSNQKTGITKLITNPVLWNVDNQITGDSIHIISNIKTEQLDSLKVLENAFIISQDTIGKKGFNQAKGINLYGKFKDNELRVVDLKQNTEVIYYMYDDDDELLGINKTICSEIHITLANNDIEDLTFIQNPEGDINPEKDMPENTRKLKGFIWRGDERILTKDDIFDEDDNSIELVVIKGITEPIDIDAEEEQRSLNPADPVNNLPLPNPDEKEGEDQKPKEKKKAK; this is translated from the coding sequence TTGTATAAAACGATATATTTTTTAGCCTTTCTCTTCTTTGCATTTGCCCTTTGGGGTCAAGAGACCTCTGCTGAAAGCAAAACGGATACTTCACCCGAAAGTAAACAGATTAATATCGTCTACGGTGCCAATTTTACCAAAGACGAAAAACAGTTCCCCGGGGCTTTTATTTTCAGCAAGGATACCAAACAAGTACAGTTCGAACACCAAGGTGCCGATCTGTGGTGCGATATCGCTATTCACTATCAAAAGGAAAATCGCTTGCGGGCGATTGGCAATGTGCGCTTGGAACAAGGCGATAGTATTCAACTTACAGGAGGAAAAATCGACTACGACGGCGAAACCAAGCTTGCCAAAATCTATGAAGAAGTATTGCTTCGGAACGAGAGCGAGGAAAACAGCATGACCCTACGTACGGATACCCTGTATTTCGACAGGGAAAAACAGGAGTCATATTACAACACTTCCGGCACCGTCATCGATTCGGCGAACACGCTTACCAGCGAAATCGGTCGCTACTTTATGGAATTGAAAAAATATCAATTTCTGGATAGTGTTCATATCGATAATCCCGAGTACATATTGGATTCGGAGCAGTTAGATTATTATACCACCTCTAAAAATGCCTACATGTACGGGGCATCGACTATTACGGGGAAGACCTATAAAATATACTGCGAACGTGGCTTCTATGATACCAAAATCGAGAGCGGCTACTTTATAAAAAATACCCGAATCGATTATAATAATCAAATCATAGAAGGGGATAGTCTTTATTTTGATCAGGCTACCGAATTCGCTTCAGCTACCAATAACGTTGTGGTGACCGATACGGTCAACCAAGGAGTAATCAAATCACATTATGCGGAGGTGCACAAAGCCGTCGATTCGGTTTTTGCCACCAAAAGAGCTGTTTCCATTAAGGTGGTCGAGCAGGACTCGGTATATATTCACGGCGATACCCTAATGATGACCGGAAAACCCGCCAATAGAATCTTAAGGGCATTTAGAAACGCTAAAATTTACAAGACCGATTTGAGCGGCAAATGCGATTCGATACATTCCAATCAAAAGACCGGCATCACAAAGTTGATTACGAATCCCGTACTCTGGAACGTTGACAATCAAATCACGGGAGATAGCATCCATATCATTTCCAATATAAAAACGGAGCAGCTCGATTCGTTGAAAGTCTTGGAAAATGCGTTTATTATTTCCCAGGACACTATTGGCAAAAAAGGGTTCAATCAAGCCAAAGGAATTAATCTTTACGGTAAGTTTAAGGATAATGAATTAAGGGTCGTCGACTTAAAGCAGAATACCGAGGTCATCTACTATATGTACGATGACGATGATGAACTGCTGGGCATCAACAAAACCATATGCAGTGAAATCCATATTACTTTGGCCAATAATGACATTGAAGACCTAACCTTTATACAAAATCCGGAGGGCGATATCAATCCAGAAAAAGACATGCCCGAAAACACCAGAAAACTCAAGGGATTTATATGGCGGGGTGACGAGCGAATTCTAACCAAGGATGATATTTTCGATGAAGATGATAATTCTATAGAACTGGTGGTCATAAAAGGGATAACGGAGCCAATAGATATCGACGCCGAGGAAGAACAGCGCTCGCTGAACCCCGCAGACCCCGTAAACAATTTACCTCTACCCAATCCCGATGAAAAGGAAGGGGAAGACCAGAAACCAAAGGAAAAGAAAAAGGCCAAATAA
- a CDS encoding Gfo/Idh/MocA family protein → MKKRQFLKQTALLASSVTIMPSVLWGAGSHEGKKLRTAHIGIGGMGGEDLRDIASHPMVEVVALCDVDANNLRAGLALHPKAKSYKDYRIMLQEMKNDIDAVIVSTPDHTHAPASMMAMNMNKPVYCQKPLTHHVSEARAMRKLAEDKNLVTQMGIQVHSFYDYKLATLLIQSGIIGKVSQVHAWSPKNWGYDGPIPKGADPVPETLDWNLWLGTAADRVYQEGIYHPGNWRKLVDFGCGTLGDMGVHIFDTPYNALALDVPKTITNNCRPPNGFGFPENNHVIYEFPGTEYTTEEFKWTWYDGPGAPMEHEDLKLPMVAKLPEPQPQQENDNTSMADKISLETKITQEGKLPDQGAMFVGEKGRLLLPHFMELPKKIVDGKYVDISAEIEAVEKANNMGKPIRDYASEGPKHYHQFVDACLGKGETTAPFSYAARLTETILLGVIAGRFPGETLHWDNETAKFTETKANAFLEAPYREF, encoded by the coding sequence ATGAAAAAAAGACAATTTCTCAAGCAGACCGCCTTACTCGCTTCCTCGGTGACCATAATGCCCTCAGTGCTTTGGGGAGCTGGTTCGCATGAGGGTAAAAAGTTACGAACCGCCCATATCGGTATCGGCGGCATGGGCGGAGAAGATTTGAGGGACATCGCATCACATCCTATGGTAGAAGTAGTAGCCTTATGTGACGTAGACGCGAACAACTTAAGGGCGGGGCTGGCTTTGCATCCAAAGGCAAAATCGTACAAAGACTACCGGATCATGCTACAAGAAATGAAGAACGACATCGATGCGGTTATCGTTTCCACCCCTGACCACACGCATGCACCAGCTTCGATGATGGCCATGAACATGAACAAACCGGTATATTGTCAAAAGCCATTAACCCATCATGTATCCGAAGCAAGGGCGATGCGTAAATTGGCCGAAGATAAGAATCTTGTTACCCAAATGGGCATTCAAGTACATTCGTTTTACGATTATAAATTGGCCACCTTGTTGATACAATCCGGTATCATCGGTAAAGTAAGTCAAGTGCATGCCTGGTCTCCAAAGAATTGGGGCTACGACGGTCCTATTCCCAAGGGTGCTGATCCAGTACCGGAAACCTTGGATTGGAATCTGTGGCTAGGAACGGCTGCCGATCGCGTCTATCAAGAGGGGATATACCATCCTGGAAATTGGCGCAAATTGGTAGATTTCGGTTGTGGTACGTTGGGCGATATGGGCGTGCATATATTCGACACCCCGTACAACGCCCTGGCATTGGATGTTCCAAAAACCATTACCAATAACTGTAGGCCACCAAACGGATTCGGGTTTCCCGAAAATAATCACGTTATCTATGAATTTCCCGGTACCGAATATACTACAGAGGAATTCAAATGGACATGGTACGACGGTCCCGGAGCGCCAATGGAACACGAAGACTTAAAGTTGCCCATGGTTGCGAAGCTGCCCGAACCTCAACCTCAACAGGAGAACGATAACACATCTATGGCCGATAAAATATCGTTGGAAACGAAAATTACCCAAGAGGGTAAACTACCCGACCAAGGAGCGATGTTCGTGGGTGAAAAAGGACGCCTGTTATTGCCCCATTTTATGGAATTGCCCAAGAAAATAGTCGATGGGAAGTATGTTGATATATCGGCGGAAATCGAAGCTGTCGAAAAAGCGAACAACATGGGCAAGCCCATACGCGACTATGCCTCGGAAGGCCCGAAACACTACCATCAATTCGTTGATGCCTGTTTGGGGAAAGGCGAGACCACGGCTCCATTTTCGTATGCCGCAAGACTTACAGAGACAATTCTTTTAGGGGTCATCGCAGGGCGTTTTCCCGGCGAGACCTTACATTGGGACAATGAAACGGCAAAATTTACAGAAACCAAAGCCAACGCGTTCTTAGAAGCTCCCTATCGAGAGTTTTGA